A region from the Microcebus murinus isolate Inina chromosome 3, M.murinus_Inina_mat1.0, whole genome shotgun sequence genome encodes:
- the CEP68 gene encoding centrosomal protein of 68 kDa isoform X2 yields the protein MEETKLSASGEPPQTLRLPGTTALCSVHDADTEDNPSPLDSPQVLDLSQRPHSSGFPFPSQLKSMVSPGAAAPQLSSCSISASSTGSSLQDRQEKVEPQSCSLAKVSSSLELVVPQGSPSVAGLGPQIQWSPQPVSSGGDATGLGRRRLSFQAEYWACVLPDSLPPSPDRQSPLWNPNKEYEDLLDYTYPLRPGPQLPKHLDSCVLTDPVLQDSGVDLDSFSVSPASTLKSPTNVSSNRPPAEATALPYSGPREPGFKQRPSGVPQKQSSMCLASWSQLASTPKAPGSRDATWESREPALRGAKDWLPMGKHKVGSPQLRKRDRGWPSSRPEREKKASQSVRHTACTESRWKAEEEVESDDEYLALPTRLTQVSSLVSYLGSIPTLVTLPTEAAKGQSSLEVSESDGPASFPSDSGQSQLPPGAALQRSGDTEGQNHCFLRSFVRAQDSAREGSLVSSQALGVSSGLLKTHPSLPAVLDQWPFSDPSAEGQLPRRGEQGKESLVQCVKTFCCQLEELIRWLYNVVDITDHGTPPRSNLTGLKSSLQLYRQFKKDIDEHQSLTESVLQKGEILLQCLLDNTPVLKDVLGRIAKQSGELESHAERLYDSILVSLDMLAGCTLIPDKKPMAAEQCPCEGV from the exons ATGGAGGAGACCAAGCTTTCTGCCTCAGGGGAGCCACCTCAGACTCTTAGGCTTCCCGGAACTACAGCTCTTTGCTCAGTTCACGATGCGGACACTGAAGATAATCCATCCCCACTTGATTCGCCCCAGGTGCTAGACCTCAGCCAGCGGCCTCACAGCTCAGGGTTCCCGTTCCCATCACAGCTGAAGTCCATGGTGAGCCCAGGTGCGGCTGCTCCTCAGCTTTCCAGCTGCAGCATCTCGGCCTCCTCCACGGGCAGCAGTCTCCAGGATCGCCAAGAGAAGGTGGAGCCCCAGAGTTGCTCCCTTGCCAAGGTCTCCTCCTCCCTGGAGCTGGTCGTCCCCCAGGGATCCCCCTCCGTGGCTGGCCTAGGGCCTCAGATCCAGTGGTCACCACAGCCTGTGTCCTCTGGGGGTGATGCTACTGGGCTAGGCCGGAGGCGCCTCTCCTTCCAAGCTGAGTACTGGGCCTGTGTGCTGCCAGATTCCCTGCCTCCTTCGCCTGACCGCCAGTCCCCTCTCTGGAACCCAAATAAAGAGTATGAAGACCTGCTTGACTATACTTACCCACTGAGGCCTGGGCCTCAGCTCCCAAAGCACCTTGATAGCTGTGTGCTGACCGACCCTGTCCTGCAGGACTCGGGTGTAGACCTTGATAgcttctctgtctccccagcaaGCACCCTCAAATCACCCACTAATGTGTCCTCCAATCGCCCACCAGCAGAGGCCACTGCCCTGCCATATTCTGGGCCAAGAGAGCCAGGCTTTAAGCAGCGGCCCTCTGGAGTACCCCAAAAGCAGAGCAGCATGTGCTTGGCATCTTGGAGCCAGCTCGCATCTACCCCCAAAGCTCCAGGCAGTAGGGATGCCACTTGGGAGAGCAGAGAGCCAGCCCTGAGGGGTGCAAAGGACTGGCTACCCATGGGCAAGCACAAGGTGGGCTCTCCCCAGCTGAGGAAACGGGACAGAGGGTGGCCTTCATCTAGGCCGGAAAGGGAGAAGAAGGCCAGCCAGAGTGTCCGGCACACTGCCTGTACAGAGTCTAGATGGAAAGCAGAAGAGGAAGTGGAAAGCGACGATGAGTATCTTGCCCTGCCCACTCGGCTGACACAGGTTTCTAGTTTGGTTTCATATCTAGGATCCATTCCTACTTTGGTTACCCTGCCCACCGAGGCTGCCAAAGGGCAGAGCTCCCTGGAAGTGTCAGAGAGTGATGGGCCAGCTTCCTTCCCGTCGGACTCCGGCCAAAGCCAGCTTCCCCCTGGGGCTGCCCTGCAAAGGTCTGGGGATACTGAGGGCCAGAACCACTGTTTCCTGCGTTCCTTTGTCCGTGCCCAGGACTCTGCAAGGGAAGGCAGTCTAGTGAGCAGCCAGGCTCTCGGGGTCTCCTCTGGACTGCTGAAAACACACCCCTCCTTGCCAGCTGTGTTGGACCAGTGGCCATTCTCAGACCCAAGTGCTGAAGGGCAGCTTCCCAGGAGAGGAGAACAGGGAAAAGAGTCGCTGGTGCAGTGTGTGAAG ACATTTTGCTGTCAGCTGGAAGAGCTGATCCGCTGGCTGTATAATGTCGTAGACATTACTGACCATGGGACTCCACCCAGGTCCAATCTTACAGGTCTCAAGTCTTCTCTGCAGCTTTACCGG CAATTTAAGAAAGATATAGATGAACATCAGTCCCTGACGGAGAGTGTCCTACAGAAGGGAGAGATTCTTCTTCAGTGCCTGTTGGATAACACCCCAG TTTTAAAGGATGTCCTTGGGAGGATTGCGAAGCAGTCTGGTGAGCTGGAGAGCCATGCAGAACGCCTATATGACTCTATCTTGGTGTCTCTGGACATGCTGGCTGGCTGTACCCTCATCCCTGACAAAAAGCCCATGGCAGCAGAGCAGTGCCCATGTGAAGGAGTTTAA